In the genome of Capra hircus breed San Clemente chromosome 5, ASM170441v1, whole genome shotgun sequence, one region contains:
- the SP7 gene encoding transcription factor Sp7 translates to MASSLLEEEAHYGSSPLAMLTAACSKFGSSSPLRDSTTLGKAGTKKPYSVTSDLSASKTMGDAYPAPFSSTNGLLSPPGSPPAPTSGYANDYPPFSHSFPGPTGTQDPGLLVPKGHSSSDCLPSVYTSLDMAHPYGSWYKAGIHAGISPGPGNAPTPWWDMHPGGNWLGGGQGQGDGLQGTLPTGPAQPPLNPQLPTYPSDFAPLNPAPYPAPHLLQPGPQHVLPQDVYKPKAVGNSGQLEGSGGAKPPRGAGTGGSAGYGSSGAGRSSCDCPNCQELERLGAAAAGLRKKPIHSCHIPGCGKVYGKASHLKAHLRWHTGERPFVCNWLFCGKRFTRSDELERHVRTHTREKKFTCLLCSKRFTRSDHLSKHQRTHGEPGPGPPASGPKELGEGRSAGEEEASQTPRPSASPAPPEKAPEGSPEQSNLLEI, encoded by the exons ATGGCGTCCTCCCTGCTTGAG gaGGAAGCTCACTATGGCTCCAGCCCCCTGGCCATGCTGACAGCGGCGTGCAGTAAATTTGGCAGCTCCAGCCCTCTGCGGGACTCCACGACACTGGGCAAAGCAGGCACAAAGAAGCCATACTCTGTGACCAGTGACCTTTCAGCCTCCAAAACCATGGGGGATGCTTACCCAGcccccttctccagcaccaatgGGCTCCTCTCCCCCCCAGGCAGCCCTCCAGCACCCACCTCGGGCTATGCCAATGACTACCCTCCCTTTTCCCACTCGTTCCCAGGGCCCACGGGCACCCAGGACCCTGGGCTCCTAGTGCCCAAGGGGCACAGCTCTTCTGACTGCCTGCCCAGCGTCTACACCTCTCTGGACATGGCACACCCCTATGGCTCCTGGTACAAGGCAGGCATCCACGCAGGCATCTCACCGGGCCCAGGCAATGCTCCTACTCCTTGGTGGGACATGCATCCTGGGGGCAACTGGCTCGGTGGCGGGCAGGGCCAGGGTGATGGGCTGCAAGGGACACTGCCTACAGGCCCTGCTCAGCCTCCATTGAACCCCCAGCTGCCCACCTACCCGTCCGACTTTGCCCCCCTTAATCCAGCCCCCTATCCAGCTCCCCACCTCCTGCAGCCAGGGCCCCAGCATGTCTTGCCCCAGGATGTCTATAAACCCAAGGCAGTGGGCAACAGTGGGCAGCTGGAGGGGAGTGGTGGAGCCAAACCCCCCCGGGGTGCAGGCACAGGGGGCAGTGCTGGCTACGGGAGCAGCGGAGCAGGGCGCTCCTCCTGTGACTGCCCCAACTGCCAGGAGCTGGAGCGCCTGGGCGCTGCCGCAGCCGGGCTGCGAAAGAAGCCGATCCACAGTTGCCACATCCCGGGCTGTGGCAAGGTGTACGGCAAGGCCTCCCATCTGAAGGCCCACCTGCGCTGGCACACGGGAGAGAGGCCTTTCGTCTGCAACTGGCTCTTCTGTGGCAAGAGGTTCACCCGTTCGGACGAGCTGGAGCGCCACGTGCGCACTCACACCCGGGAGAAGAAGTTCACCTGCCTGCTCTGCTCCAAGCGCTTTACCCGAAGTGACCACCTGAGCAAACATCAACGCACCCACGGGGAGCCAGGTCCGGGACCCCCAGCCAGTGGCCccaaggagctgggggagggccgCAGCGCTGGCGAAGAAGAGGCCAGTCAGACGCCCAGACCTTCCGCCTCACCGGCACCCCCAGAAAAAGCCCCTGAAGGCAGTCCGGAGCAGAGCAACCTGCTGGAGATCTGA